Sequence from the Bacteroidales bacterium genome:
TGCGATTTTTTCCTTCCATGTCTGTAAAGATTGGACGATTTGTCAGCGAAACCAATATTGTTGTTCAGGATGTCATTGAGAGCAACCTGTTTACAACTATTGAAAATGTGATGGATATTTTAAAAACAAAATATCTGAAATCAGTTATTTCGTATAAGGGAATACACCGTGAAGAGCAGTTGGAATATCCGGTCAGGGCTTTACGTGAAGCGATCCTGAATGCCCTGATTCATCGCGATTACACAGGCGCTGTCACTCAAATACGCGTGAACAACTATAGCCTTGAAATCTGGAATGCCGGTTTGCTACCCGAAGAATTAAAAATAGAAATGCTGTTCGAACAGCATGCTTCAATACCCCGTAACAGAAGCTTAGCCAATTTATTTTTCAGGGCTGGTTATATAGAGTCATGGGGGAGAGGCACTATTGCGATAGCTCAGGAATGCAAAGAATATGGATTACCAATACCATCATTTAGTGAGCAATTCGGTGGTTTTGCCATCGACTTTTATAAACCAGAGCAAGTTACCCCCCAAGTTACCCCCCAAGTTACCCCCCAAGTTACCCCCCAAGTTACCCCCCAAGTTACCCCCCAAGTTAATGCATTGATTGGCGTGGTTGAAGGGACGATGACAAGGGAAGTATTACAGGATTTGCTCAGAATATCAAACAGAAAATATTTCAGGGAGGAATACATCAAACCCGCTTTAGAGCTGGATTTAATTGAGATGACTATACCCAATAAGCCCAATAGTAAAAACCAAAAATACAAGCTTACACCCAAAGGGAGGCTCTACCTGAAGGGGATTGGTTCAGACAAAGTATAAAAGAAGCCTTAAACACATTGGTTCAGCCAAGGTTGGATACTGGGTTTTGATGGAAAAGTAGACGACCCGTATCCACTCACCCACGCACCTGCAAGCGCCTTGAAGCGTTCACCCAGTCACCCAGTCACCTCTGGAAAGTGGAACGGTGGAACGGTGGAACAGTGAAACAGTGGAACAGTGAAACAGTGAAATGGTGAGATGGAAAAATTGAAAAGTTACAGGGAGTTTATTCAATTCCTCTATGTGTCAAACGGCTCTTTATCAGAATTGGAAACCCAACTTGAAATTGCCTTCAGATTGGGATACATTACTGATCCTGAACCCTGTGACAACCGGATCAAGCACGTCAGAAAAATGCTGGTCAACCTGATACGAGTGCTAAACCAAAAACTCAACAGCACATGATAGTGGAACAGTGGAACAGTGAAATAGTGGAACAGTGATTTCACCGTTTCACCCAGTCACCCAGTCACCCAGTCACCCAGTCACCCAGTCATTAAGGAATCATGCTGAAAAATAAAATAACCATAAGCAATATTTCACAGCTGACTTCAATTATTGAAGAAACTCATAAGTATTTTGCTTTGCATGTGCAAAAACAGGTGAATATTGCCTTAACATTAAGAAATTGGCTAATTGGATATTACATTGTGGAATATGAACAAAATGGAACCGACAGAGCAAAGTATGGGAAAGCTCTGATTAATAGCTTGTCTGCCCAATTGAAACAAAGAAACCTAAAAGGGTTTTCAGAAATTGCTTTACGATTGAATCGTTCATTTTATCTGGCCTATCCTCAGATTCAACAGACAGTGTCTGTCGAATTCCCATCACCTGATAATCAGTTGGATATAATTCAACAGACAAGAAAAAGTAGCTGCCAAAGACCTTTTTAGAAATCCGTTGATACTTGAATTTCTTGGGCTTGAAGAGAAATCAGAATACAATGAAAGTGATCTGGAACAAGCAATCATTGGTCAATTGCAAAAATTCCTTCTCGAAATAGGGCGGGGTTTCTGCTTCGAAGCCCGTCAGAAACGGATTACTTTTGATAATACTCATTACCGCATCGATTTAGTATTTTATCATCGTATTCTAAAATGTCATGTCCTGATTGATTTGAAAATAGGTGAATTTTCACATGCGGATTCGGGACAAATGAATGTTTATCTCAATTATTATAAAAATCATGAAATGAATCCAGGTGACCATCCGCCAATCGGTATAATTATGTGTGCATCAAATAACGAAAATCTGGTAAAATATGCTACTTCCGGTTTATCACACCAGGTCTTTGTTTCAAAATATATGATAAACTTACCAAAAGAAGAAGAATTGAAAAAAATAATACTCGAGGAACAGGCAAAGTTGAAGAAAGGCCTGGAACAGTGAAACGGTGGAACAAGGTAACAGGTAACTGGGTAACAGAGTAACTTGGTAATTTATTCAATTAGTCACCAAGTCACCAAGTCACCTTGTCACCAAGTCACCTTGTCACCTTGTCACCTAGTCACTTAGTCACCTTTTCTTCCAGTCACCCAGTCACCTTGTCACCAGTCAGCAGTCAGCAGTAAATACTTATAAAATTCCCCATACTTCTGAAATAAAAGTTTCATCGTTGCTTAATAAACTGGAAAAATTCAAAAAAGATTATTTCGAAAATGGAATTATTCCGGATCTTTCTATTTCCTTTGACAGGAACCTGTTCAACACTTTTCTCTGCTATATTGATCATCAATCATTTTTCCCGTTTAAATTGAAAAAAAATTCAGATGATCGTGGTTCGTTTGTTGAGACGATAAAGCTAAACAGTGGTGGCCAGGTTTCATTTTCAACCACTGTGCCCGGCATCACTCGTGGAAACCATTTCCACACCCGCAAGGCCGAGCGCTTTGCCGTCATTAAAGGCAAAGCCAGGATACAACTGAGAAAGATCGGAACAAATAAAATAATGTCTTTTGATTTGGATGGTGTGCAACCATCATTTGTAGATATGCCGGTATGGTATACCCACAACATCACCAACACCGGGGATGAAGAACTTTATACCATCTTCTGGATCAATGAGTTTTTTGATCCGGATGATCCTGATACTTATTTTGAAGCGGTGGAAAAATAATAAGGTCATAACCATAAAAACATGAACAATAGATACTACCTTTGTGGTTATAACCCTATAAATTCATCTTTATGATCAGAAGGGATTTATATTTAAACCAGCTTTGCGGCTTTATTGATAAGCCGTATATCAAGGTTATTACTGGCATCCGGAGAAGCGGTAAATCCGCCATTCTCCAGTTGCTGAAAGATGAATTGCTGAAGAGAGGAATCGGGGAAGAAAATATTATCCACATCAATTTCGAAAGCTTTGAATACACTGATGTTGATAATTCCGACAAATTGTACTATTTTATCAAAGCTAAAATTACCAATAATCAGCGATACTATATCCTGCTTGATGAGATTCAGGAAGTCCTATCCTGGGAAAAGGCTGTGGATGCTTTTTTAGTGGATATCAATGCTGATCTTTTTATTACGGGTTCCAACTCCCGGCTATTATCGTCGGAACTGGCTACTTACCTGGCAGGACGATATGTAGAGATTCACATTCACACACTTTCCTTTGCCGAATACCTTCTTTTTAAACAGACACGCACTCACAAAGAGGATAAGGATATCTATCGTGAATTCGGGTATTTTTTACGCCTGGGTGGATTTCCGGTACTTCATACGGCAGAATACACACTGGAAACAGCTTATAAGGTAGTATTCGATATCTATTCTTCCGCTATCCTGCGAGATACTGTGCAAAGGTTTAATATTCGTGATGTAGAACTTCTGGAACGTGTCGTTAAATATGTATTTGACAATGTGGGTAATAAATTCTCGGCAAAAAACGTCGCAGATTATTTCAAAAGCCAGCATCGGAAAATCGACCTCAATACCGTATATAATTATCTGAATGCTCTTGAGGGAGCTTTTATTGTGTACAAAATACCACGCTATGATGTAAAAGGGAGAGAGATACTTAAAACTTTCGAAAAATATTATGTAGGTGATCAGGCACTCTTGTACGCCTTGATGGGCTATAAGGACAGACTGATTTCAGGGGTTCTGGAAAATATCGTGATGCTTGAGCTTCAACGAAGAGGATACCGCGTGTTTGTTGGAAAATCGGATGACAAAGAGATTGACTTTATTGCCGAATTAAAAGAAAGAAAAGTTTATATTCAGGTTGCTTATAAAATGACGGAACAAACCACGATCGATCGTGAGTTTACCCCCTTGCTCGAAATCAAAGACCATCATCCTAAATATGTAGTAACCATGGATGAAACCTGGAAAGACAATATTGAAGGTGTTCAACATAAGCATATCGCCGATTTTTTACTGA
This genomic interval carries:
- a CDS encoding four helix bundle protein; translation: MEKLKSYREFIQFLYVSNGSLSELETQLEIAFRLGYITDPEPCDNRIKHVRKMLVNLIRVLNQKLNST
- a CDS encoding DUF1016 N-terminal domain-containing protein; its protein translation is MLKNKITISNISQLTSIIEETHKYFALHVQKQVNIALTLRNWLIGYYIVEYEQNGTDRAKYGKALINSLSAQLKQRNLKGFSEIALRLNRSFYLAYPQIQQTVSVEFPSPDNQLDIIQQTRKSSCQRPF
- a CDS encoding DUF1016 domain-containing protein translates to MILEFLGLEEKSEYNESDLEQAIIGQLQKFLLEIGRGFCFEARQKRITFDNTHYRIDLVFYHRILKCHVLIDLKIGEFSHADSGQMNVYLNYYKNHEMNPGDHPPIGIIMCASNNENLVKYATSGLSHQVFVSKYMINLPKEEELKKIILEEQAKLKKGLEQ
- a CDS encoding ATP-binding protein, with translation MIRRDLYLNQLCGFIDKPYIKVITGIRRSGKSAILQLLKDELLKRGIGEENIIHINFESFEYTDVDNSDKLYYFIKAKITNNQRYYILLDEIQEVLSWEKAVDAFLVDINADLFITGSNSRLLSSELATYLAGRYVEIHIHTLSFAEYLLFKQTRTHKEDKDIYREFGYFLRLGGFPVLHTAEYTLETAYKVVFDIYSSAILRDTVQRFNIRDVELLERVVKYVFDNVGNKFSAKNVADYFKSQHRKIDLNTVYNYLNALEGAFIVYKIPRYDVKGREILKTFEKYYVGDQALLYALMGYKDRLISGVLENIVMLELQRRGYRVFVGKSDDKEIDFIAELKERKVYIQVAYKMTEQTTIDREFTPLLEIKDHHPKYVVTMDETWKDNIEGVQHKHIADFLLMNEY